The genomic stretch GCGAACAAGGACGAAGAGCATCTCGACTTGTCGTTCGCTTCTGGCGCGCCGATGAATAGCGCGAAGTTCCAACTGCTCGGCCCGCAGGCCGAAGCGTGGCAGGCCATGATTGGCCGGGCCAAAGCGGGCGACTACACCAAAGACCGGGCGGTGGAGATTGACCAGGCCGATGTTGACCGGGTGAAGAACGCGCCGACCGAGTGCCCGTCGTGCGGAAGTAAATTCACCGCGCCGGTTCTGCGCGGCCAGACGGAGATCCGTTGTGAGTCTTGTGGGACAGTGACGAGACTGTGAAAGACTGTCTTAAAACTGCTCTCCAACCGCGTCCTCGCGGTTGCCCGAAGGGGCCCGCGAGGACGCGGGCTTGGAGCGACTTTTAAGACACTCTCTGAGAGACTACAGACGGGGCTTTTGAGCGTCAATGACTTGGAGGTTATCTTTATGAAGGTTGGTTTTATTGGACTCGGGAATATGGGCGGCGCCGCGGCCCGCAATATTCAACGCGCTGGTTTTGAGTTGACGGTGCACGATCTCAGAAAGAGCGCCGCAGAAAAGCTGATTGAACATGGGGCAACCTGGGCCGACACCCCGGCTGACACCCTCAAGCAAGTTGAGGTCGTCGTAACAATGGTCTTCGGCCCAAAACAAATCGAGCAGGTTGTGCGCGGCGAGCACGGCCTCCTTTCGGGCGACTGCCGCCGCAAAATCTGGATTGATTTGACCACCAGCAGTCCGATGTTGATGCGTGAACTTGCGGCGGAGTTTGAACACGCCGGAGGATTGCCGGTGGACGCGCCGGTCACCGGCTCGGTGGACGCGGCCATTCGCGGGGACATGATCATGTTTGTGGGCGGGACGGAGGCGGCTGTGGCCAACGTCCGCCCGATATTGGAAGCTATGGGCGAAATCCGTCGCGTTGGCCAATA from Chloroflexota bacterium encodes the following:
- a CDS encoding NAD(P)-dependent oxidoreductase; the protein is MKVGFIGLGNMGGAAARNIQRAGFELTVHDLRKSAAEKLIEHGATWADTPADTLKQVEVVVTMVFGPKQIEQVVRGEHGLLSGDCRRKIWIDLTTSSPMLMRELAAEFEHAGGLPVDAPVTGSVDAAIRGDMIMFVGGTEAAVANVRPILEAMGEIRRVGQYGNGYVAKLVNNQLWKIHAAAIGEAMVTAKKAGLEPDVWWAAMKGGAADSFVMQHDVPSIFAGHYDPSFRLALCLKDLSLIDELVQKMGTRSELTQATYARFREAAERYGEDAGEMTVCKLIEDDAGVELRVEGDWVPPWEVKHPEDAR